In a genomic window of Physeter macrocephalus isolate SW-GA chromosome 14, ASM283717v5, whole genome shotgun sequence:
- the LOC129392757 gene encoding tectonic-like complex member MKS1, translated as MTTAASEMPSFLVERMANVRRRRQDRRGMEGGILKSRIVTWEPSEEFIRKNHVINTPLQTMYIMADLGPYGKLGYKKYEHVLCTLKVDSNGVITVKPDFTGSRGPYRIETDGEKQELWKYTIDNVSSLAQPEEEEREQRVFKDTVPQAFEVNIFIITAL; from the exons ATGACCACCGCAGCCAGCGAAATGCCGTCATTCTTGGTCGAGCGAATGGCAAATGTCAGGCGGCGACGGCAGGACAGGCGAGGGAT GGAGGGTGGCATCCTTAAGTCACGAATCGTCACCTGGGAACCGTCAGAAGAGTTCATCCGGAAAAACCACGTCATCAACACCCCTCTTCAGACCATGTACATCATGGCAGACCTGGGGCCCTATGGAAA GCTTGGCTATAAGAAGTATGAACATGTCCTCTGTACTCTGAAGGTGGACAGTAATGGTGTGATCACCGTAAAACCTGACTTCACTGGCTCCAGAGGACCCTACag AATCGAGACGGACGGGGAGAAGCAGGAGCTGTGGAAGTATACGATTGACAACGTGTCCTCCCTTGCACAGCCTGAGGAGGAGGAGCGGGAACAGCGTGTGTTCAAGGAC ACTGTACCACAAGCCTTTgaggtgaatatttttattattaccgctttataa